One Gemmatimonadaceae bacterium genomic region harbors:
- the sufD gene encoding Fe-S cluster assembly protein SufD: MSTALYREQFATIPAGGPAWLAGLRERALAAFEGYGFPTSKNEDWHFTSPAPITETSFAPMSPSSGAVTTSDLAPYLVGNANWPTVVFVNGRYAPALSRVDALPAGVRILSLASALHEEPTLLEQHLGKLAEFDQQAFAFTALNTAMMRDGAVLHVAKETEAATPIHLLFVTDAGAAGGVAYPRNLVVMERQARATIIEQYVSLGDVRHLTNAVTECVLADGSTLHHYRLQREGRRAFHVGHVETMQGRDSHYVSFSFATGAELSRTNIYTILAGEGCGATLNGLYMLDGDQTCDHQTRIEHAEPNCYSREMYKGILDGTSHGVFNGKVYVRPIAQKTDGKQTNKTLLLSDKARIDTKPQLEIFADDVKCTHGATVGKLDAIAAFYMKSRGVNADTTRRLLTYAFAAEVLETIELEPLKEDLERLTLQRYL, translated from the coding sequence GTGAGCACGGCACTCTATCGCGAGCAGTTCGCGACCATTCCTGCCGGCGGGCCGGCCTGGCTGGCCGGGTTGCGCGAGCGCGCGCTTGCCGCGTTCGAGGGATATGGCTTCCCGACGTCGAAGAACGAGGACTGGCACTTCACCTCGCCGGCCCCGATCACCGAGACGTCGTTCGCGCCGATGTCGCCCTCGTCAGGCGCCGTCACCACGTCGGACCTCGCGCCCTATCTCGTGGGGAACGCCAACTGGCCGACGGTGGTCTTCGTGAACGGGCGCTACGCGCCGGCGCTCTCGCGGGTGGACGCGCTTCCCGCCGGCGTGCGCATCCTGTCGCTCGCCTCCGCGCTGCACGAGGAACCGACGCTCCTCGAGCAGCACCTGGGGAAGCTGGCCGAGTTCGACCAGCAGGCGTTCGCCTTCACCGCGCTCAACACGGCGATGATGCGCGACGGGGCGGTGTTGCACGTGGCGAAGGAGACCGAGGCGGCGACGCCCATCCACCTCCTGTTCGTGACCGACGCCGGCGCCGCGGGGGGCGTGGCCTATCCGCGCAACCTCGTGGTGATGGAGCGGCAGGCACGAGCGACGATCATCGAGCAGTATGTGTCGTTAGGCGACGTGCGGCACCTGACCAACGCCGTCACCGAGTGTGTCCTGGCCGATGGGAGCACGCTGCACCACTACCGCCTGCAGCGCGAGGGGCGGCGGGCGTTTCACGTGGGGCACGTGGAGACGATGCAGGGGCGCGATTCGCACTACGTCTCGTTCTCCTTCGCGACCGGCGCCGAGCTGTCGCGCACCAACATCTACACCATCCTTGCAGGCGAGGGGTGCGGCGCAACGCTGAACGGGCTCTACATGCTCGACGGCGACCAGACCTGCGACCACCAAACGCGCATCGAGCACGCGGAGCCCAACTGCTATTCGCGCGAGATGTACAAGGGGATCCTGGACGGCACGTCGCACGGCGTCTTCAACGGCAAGGTCTACGTGCGCCCCATTGCCCAGAAGACGGACGGGAAGCAGACAAACAAGACGCTCCTCCTCTCGGACAAGGCGCGGATCGACACGAAACCGCAGCTCGAGATCTTTGCAGACGATGTGAAGTGCACGCACGGCGCGACGGTAGGCAAGCTGGACGCGATCGCCGCCTTCTACATGAAGTCCCGCGGCGTCAACGCCGACACGACGCGCCGGCTGCTGACGTACGCATTCGCGGCGGAAGTGCTGGAGACGATCGAGCTGGAGCCGCTGAAGGAGGATCTCGAACGACTGACGCTGCAGCGATACCTGTAG
- the sufB gene encoding Fe-S cluster assembly protein SufB, with translation MSSAIDQLVSKEYQYGFTTDIATDTIPPGLSEEVVRLISAKKGEPPFLLEWRLKAFRRWQQMTEPHWPNVTYPAIDYQGISYYSAPRTAKPLGSLDELDPKIKETYDKLGIPLHEQKLLAGVAVDAVFDSVSVGTTYKEELKKHGIIFCSFGEAVREHPELIEKYLGSVVPYSDNYFAALNSAVFSDGSFVYVPKGVRCPMELSTYFRINAADTGQFERTLIVADEGAYVSYLEGCTAPKRSTNQLHAAVVEIVALDNATVKYSTVQNWYAGDEEGKGGIYNFVTKRGKAFTNSKISWTQVETGSAITWKYPSVILQGDNSTGEFYSVAVVNNMQQADTGTKMIHIGRNTKSNIVSKGISAGKGQNSYRGQVKVMPKAENARNYTQCDSMLIGNACGAHTFPYIEAQNNSATIEHEASTSKIGEDQIFYLKQRGMSAEQAVSMIVSGFCREVFKELPMEFALEAQQLLGITLEGSVG, from the coding sequence ATGAGTTCCGCCATCGACCAACTGGTCTCGAAGGAGTACCAGTACGGCTTCACGACCGACATCGCGACCGACACGATCCCGCCGGGGCTCAGCGAGGAGGTGGTGCGCCTCATCTCGGCCAAGAAGGGGGAGCCGCCGTTCCTGCTCGAGTGGCGCCTCAAGGCGTTTCGCCGCTGGCAGCAGATGACGGAGCCGCATTGGCCTAACGTGACCTACCCCGCCATCGACTACCAGGGGATCTCGTACTATTCGGCGCCCAGGACGGCCAAGCCGTTAGGCAGCCTCGACGAGCTCGACCCGAAGATCAAGGAGACGTACGACAAGCTGGGGATCCCGCTGCACGAGCAGAAGCTGCTTGCCGGCGTGGCGGTGGATGCGGTCTTCGATTCTGTCTCGGTCGGCACGACGTACAAGGAAGAGCTCAAGAAGCACGGAATCATCTTCTGCTCGTTTGGCGAGGCGGTGCGCGAACACCCGGAGCTCATCGAGAAGTATCTCGGTTCCGTGGTTCCCTACAGCGACAACTATTTCGCCGCGCTCAACTCGGCGGTGTTCTCCGACGGGTCGTTCGTCTACGTCCCCAAGGGGGTGCGCTGCCCCATGGAGCTGTCGACGTACTTCCGCATCAACGCCGCGGATACCGGGCAGTTCGAGCGTACGCTGATCGTGGCGGACGAGGGGGCGTACGTGAGCTACCTCGAGGGGTGCACCGCGCCCAAGCGCTCCACCAACCAGCTGCACGCCGCCGTTGTGGAAATCGTCGCCCTCGACAACGCGACGGTGAAGTACTCCACGGTGCAGAACTGGTACGCGGGCGACGAGGAGGGGAAAGGCGGCATCTACAACTTCGTCACCAAGCGCGGCAAGGCGTTCACGAACTCCAAGATCTCGTGGACGCAGGTGGAGACCGGCTCGGCGATCACCTGGAAGTACCCCAGCGTGATCCTGCAGGGCGACAACTCGACCGGGGAGTTCTACTCGGTCGCGGTCGTCAACAACATGCAGCAGGCCGACACCGGGACCAAGATGATCCACATTGGCCGCAACACGAAGTCGAACATCGTCTCGAAGGGGATTTCTGCCGGCAAGGGACAGAACTCGTATCGCGGCCAGGTGAAGGTGATGCCCAAGGCCGAGAACGCGCGCAACTACACGCAGTGCGATTCGATGCTCATCGGCAACGCCTGCGGTGCGCACACCTTCCCGTACATCGAGGCCCAGAACAACTCGGCCACCATCGAGCACGAGGCGAGCACGTCGAAGATCGGGGAGGACCAGATCTTCTACCTGAAGCAGCGTGGCATGTCGGCCGAGCAGGCGGTGTCGATGATCGTCTCGGGGTTCTGCCGCGAGGTGTTCAAGGAACTTCCGATGGAGTTCGCGCTCGAGGCGCAGCAGCTGCTCGGAATTACGCTCGAAGGGTCGGTCGGGTAG
- the sufC gene encoding Fe-S cluster assembly ATPase SufC: protein MLVIRNLRASVADKEILKGISLTVNAGGVHAIMGPNGSGKSTLAQVLAGHPGYEVTGGSVEYEGKDLLEMEPEARAHAGVFLAFQYPIEIPGVSNAYFLRTAYNEVRKANGEEEVDPMDFLDIMTEKLKLVEMDEAMLQRSVNTGFSGGEKKRNEILQMAVLEPRLAILDETDSGLDIDALRIVAHGVNTLKRPDRATIVVTHYQRLLEYIVPDYVHVLANGRIVKSGGKELALELEAKGYDWLLDEPAAVGG from the coding sequence ATGCTCGTCATCAGGAATCTGCGCGCCTCGGTCGCCGACAAGGAAATCCTCAAGGGCATCTCGCTCACGGTGAACGCCGGCGGAGTGCACGCCATCATGGGACCTAACGGTTCCGGGAAGTCGACGCTCGCCCAGGTGCTCGCCGGCCATCCCGGCTATGAGGTCACGGGCGGGAGCGTGGAGTACGAGGGGAAGGACCTCCTCGAGATGGAGCCCGAGGCGCGCGCCCATGCCGGCGTCTTCCTCGCGTTCCAGTATCCGATCGAGATCCCCGGCGTCTCCAACGCCTACTTCCTGCGCACCGCGTACAACGAAGTGCGCAAGGCAAACGGGGAAGAGGAGGTCGACCCGATGGACTTTCTCGACATCATGACCGAGAAGCTCAAGCTGGTGGAGATGGACGAGGCGATGCTCCAGCGCTCGGTCAACACCGGCTTTTCCGGCGGCGAGAAGAAGCGCAACGAGATCTTGCAGATGGCGGTGCTGGAACCGCGGCTGGCGATACTCGACGAGACCGACTCGGGGCTCGACATCGACGCGCTTCGCATCGTGGCGCATGGCGTCAACACGCTCAAGCGTCCCGACCGGGCGACGATCGTCGTCACGCACTATCAGCGCCTCCTTGAGTACATCGTCCCCGACTACGTCCACGTGCTCGCCAACGGGCGCATCGTGAAGTCGGGGGGGAAGGAGCTGGCACTGGAGCTCGAGGCCAAGGGGTACGACTGGCTGCTGGATGAACCGGCGGCGGTGGGAGGCTAA